A section of the bacterium SCSIO 12696 genome encodes:
- a CDS encoding alpha/beta fold hydrolase, which produces MAKYILLVVLGVSATLLISACSTSQVFREHRQFFNQHIAGNDDIRLASIQSPEGNLHFASAGDSHLPALVLIHGTPGSWTDLSALMIEPKLRSHFRVISIDRPGWGRSTVADGYSPLEFSYQARQIGLLLQQLREQNPQQPIIVAGHSLGASIAPRIAADFPQLVDGLLLLSGTHSPELGKPRRHHCVGEWRLVKPLIGEPLRKANQEMLVLDRQLAQMSERWQSITVPVTVIQGRKDGLVSHKNTDFIEQVQAQNPNLTVIRLKKSGHFTHLQQQPLIVDSAIQMLISVQK; this is translated from the coding sequence ATGGCTAAATACATACTGTTGGTGGTGTTGGGGGTATCGGCAACCCTGCTGATCAGTGCCTGTTCGACCTCCCAGGTGTTTCGTGAGCACCGCCAGTTTTTCAATCAGCATATCGCCGGTAACGACGATATTCGTTTAGCCAGCATCCAGAGCCCCGAGGGCAACCTTCATTTCGCCAGTGCTGGTGACTCACATCTACCCGCGTTGGTGCTGATTCACGGTACCCCCGGTAGCTGGACAGACCTGTCGGCACTGATGATTGAGCCGAAACTGCGCAGTCATTTTCGGGTGATATCCATTGATCGCCCGGGATGGGGACGATCAACCGTAGCGGATGGCTATTCTCCGCTGGAATTTTCCTATCAGGCACGTCAGATAGGGTTGTTGCTGCAACAATTGCGCGAACAAAATCCACAGCAGCCAATTATTGTTGCTGGCCATTCATTGGGCGCTTCTATCGCTCCGCGGATTGCTGCGGACTTTCCCCAGTTGGTCGACGGTTTATTGCTGCTGTCTGGTACCCACAGCCCTGAATTGGGCAAGCCTCGCCGTCACCATTGTGTGGGCGAGTGGCGCCTGGTAAAACCATTGATCGGTGAACCGCTGCGAAAAGCGAATCAGGAAATGCTGGTGCTGGACAGGCAATTGGCGCAAATGAGTGAGCGCTGGCAGAGCATTACTGTTCCGGTAACAGTTATTCAGGGGAGAAAGGATGGTTTGGTCAGCCACAAGAACACCGACTTTATTGAGCAAGTGCAGGCTCAAAACCCGAACCTGACGGTAATACGCTTGAAAAAATCAGGTCACTTTACCCATCTGCAACAACAGCCGCTGATTGTGGACAGTGCTATTCAGATGTTGATTAGTGTGCAGAAATAA
- a CDS encoding FAD-dependent oxidoreductase, whose translation MDTFFDVAIIGGGIQGAGVAQAAAAAGYSVLLLEKGNIGEGTSSKSSKLIHGGLRYLESGQIRLVWESLKERELLLRLAPDLVHRQHFHIPLYRSSKRKNWQLRLGLSAYTLLAGGGSENRFRYTSTKKFDGDFDELNQDNLTGVYRYSDAQTDDRALTQAVADSAEQLGATLLCQAQLRKAQWHDGTYLIDAQVEGNNRRFKSRCLINTAGPWVNLVANAIQPKPPAHEVELVQGTHLLYSTPFTEHCYYLEAPQDGRVVFVLPWQGQTLVGTTETLYRGHPDECQPLEEEVSYLKAVVAHYFPENTQEPSDQFAGLRVLPKAEGSAFSRSREVQLVTKGNYLALYGGKLTGYRATAQRVIPYLERMIGLRNRVASTSELPLDVVDSK comes from the coding sequence CTGGATACGTTTTTCGACGTCGCCATTATCGGTGGTGGCATACAGGGAGCCGGTGTGGCACAGGCCGCCGCGGCGGCGGGCTATTCGGTATTGCTGTTGGAAAAGGGAAACATTGGCGAGGGCACATCTAGTAAATCCAGCAAGCTGATCCACGGCGGTTTGCGCTACTTGGAAAGCGGTCAGATTCGGTTGGTATGGGAAAGCCTGAAGGAACGGGAGCTGCTGCTCAGACTGGCCCCGGACCTGGTACACCGACAACACTTTCACATTCCTCTGTATCGCTCTTCCAAGCGCAAAAACTGGCAGCTGCGCCTGGGACTGTCTGCCTACACATTATTGGCTGGCGGCGGTTCTGAAAACCGGTTTCGCTACACTTCTACAAAGAAGTTCGACGGCGACTTCGATGAACTAAACCAAGATAACCTGACCGGTGTATACCGCTACAGCGATGCGCAAACCGATGACCGCGCTCTTACCCAGGCGGTTGCGGATTCTGCAGAGCAGCTTGGCGCCACCCTGCTCTGCCAGGCACAGCTGCGTAAAGCCCAGTGGCACGATGGCACTTATCTCATCGACGCACAGGTTGAAGGCAATAATCGACGCTTTAAAAGCCGCTGCCTGATCAATACCGCAGGCCCCTGGGTCAACCTGGTAGCCAACGCTATTCAGCCAAAGCCGCCCGCTCACGAAGTGGAGCTAGTACAGGGTACCCACCTGCTGTATTCAACGCCCTTTACTGAGCACTGCTACTATCTGGAAGCACCTCAGGATGGCCGCGTGGTGTTTGTTCTGCCTTGGCAGGGCCAAACATTGGTGGGCACGACTGAAACGCTGTATCGGGGGCACCCGGATGAATGCCAACCACTGGAAGAAGAAGTTTCTTATCTAAAAGCAGTGGTTGCCCATTACTTCCCTGAAAACACTCAAGAGCCCAGTGACCAATTTGCCGGCCTACGAGTACTGCCCAAGGCGGAAGGATCTGCGTTTTCGAGGAGCCGGGAAGTTCAGCTGGTGACCAAGGGCAACTACCTGGCCCTTTACGGAGGCAAACTCACTGGCTACCGCGCCACTGCTCAACGGGTCATTCCCTATCTGGAACGAATGATTGGCCTGAGAAACAGAGTGGCAAGTACGTCTGAGTTGCCTTTGGACGTTGTGGACAGCAAGTAA
- a CDS encoding dioxygenase, with amino-acid sequence MKPFHLSFIVPSLDEARKFYVNLLGCEIGRDTGQWIDIIFFGHQLTMHQERDGFSAKPIDHFGPILEKSEWEKIAALFKESSVPFEMEPFVKAQDTENEAGKFIVKDPAGNLLEFKYYNSFAGTVVSKNP; translated from the coding sequence ATCAAGCCGTTTCATTTGTCGTTTATTGTTCCTAGTTTGGATGAAGCCAGAAAGTTCTACGTTAACCTGCTGGGCTGCGAAATTGGCCGGGACACAGGGCAATGGATCGATATCATTTTCTTTGGCCATCAATTGACTATGCACCAAGAGCGTGATGGTTTTTCTGCGAAGCCAATTGATCATTTTGGACCAATTCTGGAAAAAAGTGAGTGGGAGAAAATAGCGGCTTTATTCAAAGAGAGTTCGGTTCCTTTTGAAATGGAACCATTTGTTAAAGCGCAAGATACTGAGAATGAAGCGGGTAAATTTATAGTTAAAGACCCGGCAGGTAATTTACTAGAATTTAAGTATTACAATAGTTTCGCCGGTACCGTAGTGAGTAAGAACCCTTAA
- a CDS encoding LysR family transcriptional regulator produces the protein MKTRLHAHIGTLRQLEILLAVAHHGSVTAAAKALHLTQPTVSMQLKKLSEAIGSPLFYQVGRDLKLTEVGEVTTESAREVLLCFERLDMKLTKLRGLTSGTLRLAVVTTAKYFMPHLLGDFCQQFPNIEVDMNIGNRAQIVKRLAEGEDDFCVFSHPPTNDDYQLTEFLPNRLVAIAHQEHPLSQRKRISLKEFASQPYIMRENGSGTRYAIEQHMAKHNCELNVRMTIESNEAIKHMVMSGMGVSILSEHTLTFGGSAGLSILNVGKLPIKTNWYLVSLKSRPTSPIAAALLEFAQKNNRLQMLEDL, from the coding sequence ATGAAGACTCGCCTGCACGCTCATATCGGTACGTTGCGCCAGCTGGAGATATTGTTGGCGGTAGCCCACCACGGCAGCGTGACCGCCGCTGCCAAAGCACTGCACCTGACTCAGCCCACAGTATCCATGCAGCTCAAAAAACTCAGTGAAGCCATCGGCAGCCCACTTTTTTATCAGGTTGGCAGAGACTTAAAACTGACGGAAGTTGGTGAGGTGACCACGGAAAGTGCCCGCGAGGTACTGCTTTGCTTTGAACGCCTGGATATGAAACTGACCAAGCTGAGGGGATTAACATCGGGCACTCTGCGGCTGGCAGTGGTGACCACGGCAAAATACTTTATGCCCCACTTACTGGGAGACTTTTGCCAACAATTCCCCAATATCGAAGTGGATATGAACATTGGCAACCGAGCGCAAATCGTAAAGCGCCTGGCGGAAGGTGAAGATGACTTCTGTGTATTCAGCCACCCACCCACCAATGACGATTACCAACTCACAGAATTCCTGCCCAATCGACTGGTCGCCATTGCTCATCAAGAGCACCCGCTCAGCCAGCGCAAGCGCATCAGCCTGAAAGAATTTGCCAGCCAACCGTACATCATGCGTGAAAATGGCTCCGGTACTCGCTATGCCATTGAACAACACATGGCGAAACACAATTGCGAACTGAATGTGCGCATGACCATTGAAAGCAACGAAGCCATCAAACACATGGTGATGTCGGGAATGGGGGTCTCGATACTGTCGGAGCACACCCTCACCTTTGGGGGCAGTGCCGGGCTTTCCATACTCAATGTGGGCAAACTGCCGATCAAAACCAACTGGTATTTAGTAAGCTTAAAAAGCCGCCCTACTTCGCCCATTGCGGCGGCATTGCTTGAGTTTGCTCAGAAAAATAATCGATTGCAGATGTTGGAGGACTTATGA
- a CDS encoding sodium-dependent bicarbonate transport family permease, which produces MQIDVVVAFFVLGMVATLLGTKIDFPKGLYQFLTLFLLLAIGLKGGMALGDHIGIELLGQSLVVLTLGLILPPIAYPILKRFGGWSRLDSASTAAHYGSVSVATFAVAVAVIEAQNLFYEPYFPLFVVILEVPAIAVGLWLAKRGERAPDTSRRQLLHELFGNQGVVLLIGGLLIGWWAGDNTSNIMPLFSTLFHGVLALFLLQMGRLAAEQFSELRRQGLFLVSFAIAMPLIGALFGGVLALLLGLSAGGVALLATLGASASYIAVPAALGVALPQANLSLPLTASLAVTFPFNVLVGIPVYLALAQHIA; this is translated from the coding sequence ATGCAGATTGATGTTGTTGTCGCGTTTTTTGTGCTCGGCATGGTAGCCACCTTGCTGGGCACAAAGATCGATTTTCCCAAAGGGCTTTACCAGTTTCTAACCCTGTTTTTGTTGCTGGCTATTGGCCTGAAAGGGGGCATGGCCCTTGGTGACCACATTGGCATTGAGCTGCTGGGGCAGTCTTTGGTGGTGCTCACTCTGGGTTTGATATTGCCGCCGATTGCCTACCCGATACTGAAGCGCTTTGGTGGTTGGTCGCGGCTGGACTCTGCATCCACAGCGGCTCACTACGGCTCTGTCAGTGTTGCCACTTTTGCCGTTGCGGTGGCGGTGATTGAGGCGCAAAACCTGTTTTACGAACCGTACTTTCCACTGTTTGTGGTGATTCTGGAGGTACCCGCCATTGCCGTAGGGCTGTGGCTGGCCAAACGCGGTGAGCGAGCCCCTGATACCAGCCGACGTCAATTGCTCCATGAGTTATTTGGCAATCAAGGCGTTGTGCTGTTAATCGGTGGTTTGCTGATCGGCTGGTGGGCAGGGGATAACACCAGCAACATCATGCCGCTGTTTTCCACATTATTTCACGGTGTGTTGGCGCTGTTTCTATTGCAAATGGGACGCTTGGCCGCCGAGCAGTTTTCTGAACTGCGTCGCCAGGGGCTATTTCTGGTGAGCTTTGCCATTGCGATGCCACTGATTGGTGCGCTGTTCGGCGGTGTCTTGGCACTGTTGCTGGGGCTTTCTGCCGGTGGCGTGGCTTTGTTAGCAACCTTGGGGGCCAGTGCTTCCTACATAGCGGTTCCGGCTGCGCTGGGCGTGGCGTTGCCGCAGGCCAACTTGAGTTTACCGCTCACCGCATCCCTGGCGGTTACTTTCCCATTCAATGTGCTGGTTGGCATTCCTGTCTATCTGGCGCTGGCTCAACACATTGCCTAA
- the purE gene encoding 5-(carboxyamino)imidazole ribonucleotide mutase, translating into MKFATVNVVMGSKSDWPTMRKATEVLEALQVPFHASVVSAHRTPARLVEFANQAAEAGTKIIIAGAGGAAHLPGMVAAETWLPVIGVPVASRHLNGLDSLLSIVQMPKGVCTATMAIGESGAFNAGLIAAQMLALEDSQLRERLKQWRQAQTDSVGTEVE; encoded by the coding sequence ATGAAATTTGCAACGGTCAACGTTGTCATGGGCTCAAAATCAGACTGGCCCACTATGCGCAAAGCCACAGAGGTGCTGGAAGCCTTGCAGGTACCGTTTCACGCATCGGTGGTATCGGCTCATCGAACCCCGGCGCGGCTGGTGGAGTTCGCCAACCAGGCCGCAGAGGCGGGCACAAAAATCATTATTGCCGGCGCCGGTGGTGCCGCTCATTTGCCGGGTATGGTGGCGGCGGAAACCTGGCTGCCAGTTATTGGTGTTCCAGTGGCCAGCCGTCATCTCAATGGCTTGGACAGCCTGCTGTCTATTGTGCAAATGCCCAAAGGGGTGTGCACAGCGACCATGGCCATTGGCGAATCCGGGGCTTTTAATGCCGGTTTGATAGCTGCGCAGATGTTGGCGCTGGAAGACTCACAGCTGCGCGAGCGCCTAAAGCAGTGGCGCCAAGCGCAGACAGATTCTGTTGGAACGGAGGTAGAGTAA
- a CDS encoding 5-(carboxyamino)imidazole ribonucleotide synthase has product MRISIVGTGQLARLMALAAHSLKLEVSFLRLGEDDYSSVDGLGRVVTATPTRTAEGLYRDLGRPDVITVDRESVDIELLKSLQRFCTVDPAPEVIELTQHRLKEKYWVAHQLQLPTADYRYCDDGHSLFEAAETLKFPLIAKSCESGYDGKNQWRLQDLSALKSCWEQIVKAEAIIEKQVSFQKEVSLIGVRNVHGEICFYPLTENYHQNGVLVSSEVGITPLPDELVGQAQSYLAALMSSSNYIGVMTMECFITDKGLLINELAPRVHNSGHWTLTGSVTNQFENHIRAITGMPLGSTELLAPTAMVNLLGMEPETVSLIDEQSQLYDYKKALKPGRKMGHINCSYNEPWRLQQWLEQQLNAVYGWEERRVAS; this is encoded by the coding sequence ATGCGTATATCGATAGTAGGTACGGGGCAGTTGGCGAGATTGATGGCGCTGGCCGCACATTCGTTGAAACTGGAGGTGTCTTTCCTGAGGTTGGGTGAAGACGACTACTCCAGTGTCGATGGGCTTGGTCGTGTGGTGACGGCTACACCCACGCGCACCGCCGAGGGGTTGTATCGTGATCTGGGGCGGCCCGATGTAATCACCGTGGATCGTGAGTCAGTGGATATTGAATTGCTGAAGTCGTTGCAACGGTTTTGTACCGTTGATCCAGCTCCTGAAGTTATTGAACTTACTCAACATCGTTTAAAGGAAAAGTACTGGGTGGCTCATCAGTTGCAGTTGCCGACCGCAGATTATCGCTACTGCGACGATGGGCACTCGTTGTTTGAAGCGGCTGAGACACTGAAATTTCCGCTGATTGCGAAAAGCTGTGAATCCGGCTACGACGGTAAAAACCAGTGGCGTTTACAGGATTTGAGTGCCCTGAAGTCGTGCTGGGAGCAGATCGTTAAAGCGGAAGCGATTATTGAAAAACAGGTGAGCTTTCAAAAAGAAGTGTCATTGATTGGTGTGCGCAATGTGCATGGGGAAATTTGCTTTTATCCGCTGACTGAAAATTACCACCAAAACGGGGTTTTGGTCAGCTCTGAAGTAGGTATCACTCCATTGCCTGATGAGTTGGTAGGGCAGGCGCAAAGTTACCTCGCTGCGTTGATGTCCAGTAGCAATTACATTGGTGTGATGACTATGGAATGTTTTATCACTGATAAGGGTTTGCTGATTAATGAACTGGCACCGCGAGTACACAACAGCGGCCACTGGACGCTGACAGGCAGTGTCACCAATCAATTTGAAAATCACATCAGAGCGATTACCGGGATGCCGTTGGGTTCTACAGAATTGCTGGCGCCAACAGCGATGGTCAACCTGTTGGGCATGGAACCAGAAACCGTCAGCTTGATTGATGAGCAATCGCAACTTTACGATTACAAAAAAGCCTTAAAACCAGGGCGAAAAATGGGGCACATTAACTGTAGCTACAATGAACCCTGGCGGTTGCAACAGTGGCTCGAACAGCAGTTGAACGCAGTGTACGGTTGGGAGGAAAGGCGCGTAGCCAGTTAG
- a CDS encoding heme-binding protein: protein MVRFVFLCFGIVLSAFAWAIEEADYRVVSQHGNVELRMYEPQILAEVVIEGDIGKASNRAFRPLFNYISGDNIARNGDSQKIAMTAPVSQQWAKAELSSSKEFSSKESSPDKQNQKIAMTAPVSVEPAEGSNLWAVSFMMPSDFTLENTPLPTNSQVSIREVPARLVAAIKYSGTWSEKRYQRNKQELFAWLQSSDFKAAGEPVWARYNSPMSLPFLRRNEVLIPITKK from the coding sequence ATGGTGCGCTTTGTATTTCTGTGTTTTGGAATAGTGTTGTCTGCATTTGCCTGGGCAATAGAAGAGGCTGATTACAGGGTAGTCAGTCAGCATGGCAATGTAGAGTTGCGCATGTACGAACCCCAGATACTCGCCGAAGTAGTGATCGAAGGGGATATTGGCAAAGCCAGCAATCGCGCGTTTCGACCACTGTTTAACTACATATCTGGGGATAACATTGCCCGCAATGGCGACTCCCAGAAAATCGCCATGACCGCGCCGGTTTCTCAACAGTGGGCCAAAGCCGAACTTTCTAGCTCCAAGGAATTTAGCTCTAAGGAATCTAGCCCCGACAAACAAAACCAAAAAATTGCCATGACGGCGCCAGTGAGTGTGGAACCCGCTGAGGGCTCTAATCTTTGGGCAGTGAGTTTTATGATGCCTTCCGATTTCACTCTAGAAAATACGCCGCTACCCACCAATTCCCAAGTCTCTATCAGAGAAGTGCCGGCACGATTGGTGGCAGCCATCAAGTACTCGGGCACCTGGAGTGAAAAGCGTTATCAGCGCAACAAGCAGGAATTGTTTGCATGGTTGCAAAGCAGTGATTTTAAAGCCGCAGGTGAACCGGTTTGGGCGCGTTACAACTCGCCCATGTCGCTGCCGTTTTTACGTCGCAATGAGGTGTTAATACCCATTACAAAAAAATAA
- a CDS encoding elongation factor G: MSDLSLYRNIGIFAHVDAGKTTTTERILKLTGKIHKTGEVHDGAATTDFMEQEAERGITIQSAATTCFWNDHRMNIIDTPGHVDFTVEVYRSLKVLDGGVGVFCGSGGVEPQSETNWRYANESEVARIIFVNKLDRMGADFYRVVDQVKKVLGANPLVMTLPIGIEDDFKGVVDVLSQKAYIWDDSGLPENYEVTDIPAEMVDDAAMYREQLIETAVEMDDDLMMAYMEGEEPSIDDIKRCIREGTRTLAFFPTYCGSAFKNKGIQLVLDAVVDYLPSPTEVDPQPLTDEEGEPTGDVALVSAEEPLRALAFKIMDDRFGALTFIRIYSGVLNKGDTVLNSFTGKTERIGRMVEMHADDRTELSTAQAGDIIAVVGMKNVQTGHTLCDPKNPCTLEPMVFPDPVISIAVSPKDKSSTEKMGVAIGKMVAEDPSFQVETDEDSGETILRGMGELHLDIKVDILKRTYGVELEVGQPQVAYRETITTPIEDSYTHKKQSGGSGQFGKIDYRIKPGEPGSGFKFESTVVGGNVPKEFFPAIEKGFKGMMETGPLASFPVLDVEIELYDGGFHAVDSSAVAFEIAAKGAFRQSMPKAGPQLIEPIMKVDVFTPEDHVGDVIGDLNRRRGMIKDQEPGTTGVRIKADVPLAEMFGYIGHLRTMTSGRGQFSMEFSHYLPCPQNVAEEVIAKEKERQEAKK; this comes from the coding sequence ATGTCTGACTTATCCCTCTACCGCAACATCGGCATCTTCGCCCACGTAGACGCCGGTAAAACCACCACCACCGAGCGTATTCTCAAGCTCACCGGTAAAATCCATAAAACCGGTGAAGTGCACGACGGTGCTGCTACTACCGACTTTATGGAACAGGAAGCTGAGCGCGGCATTACCATCCAGTCCGCTGCCACTACTTGCTTCTGGAACGACCACCGCATGAACATCATCGACACTCCAGGACACGTGGACTTCACCGTTGAAGTTTACCGCTCCCTGAAAGTTCTCGATGGCGGTGTTGGCGTATTCTGTGGTTCCGGCGGTGTTGAGCCTCAGTCCGAAACCAACTGGCGCTACGCCAACGAGTCTGAAGTGGCTCGTATCATCTTCGTGAACAAGCTGGACCGTATGGGTGCGGATTTCTACCGCGTTGTTGACCAGGTTAAGAAAGTCCTGGGCGCCAATCCACTGGTCATGACTCTGCCTATCGGCATCGAAGACGACTTTAAAGGCGTTGTCGATGTACTGAGCCAGAAAGCCTATATCTGGGACGATTCCGGCCTGCCAGAAAACTACGAAGTCACCGACATTCCTGCGGAAATGGTGGACGATGCCGCCATGTACCGCGAGCAGCTAATTGAAACTGCCGTGGAAATGGACGACGACCTGATGATGGCCTACATGGAAGGTGAAGAGCCCTCCATCGACGACATCAAGCGCTGCATCCGCGAAGGTACTCGCACCTTGGCCTTCTTCCCCACTTACTGTGGTTCTGCATTCAAGAACAAAGGCATCCAATTGGTTCTGGACGCCGTTGTTGACTACCTGCCTTCACCGACTGAGGTTGATCCTCAACCGCTGACCGACGAAGAAGGCGAGCCTACCGGCGACGTGGCTCTGGTTTCTGCTGAAGAACCCCTGCGTGCCCTGGCGTTCAAAATTATGGACGACCGCTTCGGTGCCCTGACCTTTATTCGTATCTACTCCGGCGTACTGAACAAAGGCGACACCGTACTCAATAGCTTCACCGGCAAAACCGAGCGCATTGGCCGCATGGTGGAAATGCACGCCGATGACCGCACCGAACTGAGCACTGCTCAAGCCGGCGACATTATCGCTGTTGTGGGCATGAAGAACGTACAAACTGGCCACACTCTGTGTGACCCCAAGAATCCTTGTACTCTTGAGCCTATGGTCTTCCCAGACCCTGTAATCTCCATCGCGGTATCTCCGAAAGATAAGAGCTCTACCGAGAAGATGGGCGTTGCCATCGGCAAAATGGTTGCCGAAGATCCATCCTTCCAGGTTGAGACTGACGAAGACTCCGGAGAAACCATCCTCAGAGGTATGGGTGAGCTGCACCTGGATATTAAGGTCGACATCCTCAAGCGTACCTACGGCGTCGAGCTGGAAGTGGGCCAACCACAGGTTGCCTACCGTGAAACCATCACCACCCCAATCGAAGACAGCTACACCCACAAGAAGCAGTCTGGTGGTTCTGGTCAGTTCGGTAAGATCGACTACCGCATCAAGCCCGGCGAGCCAGGCTCCGGCTTCAAGTTCGAATCCACTGTTGTCGGCGGTAACGTACCTAAGGAATTCTTCCCGGCCATTGAGAAAGGCTTTAAAGGCATGATGGAAACCGGCCCTCTGGCCAGCTTCCCGGTACTGGACGTTGAAATCGAACTGTACGACGGTGGCTTCCACGCCGTTGACTCCTCGGCAGTAGCGTTCGAAATCGCCGCCAAAGGCGCTTTCCGTCAGTCTATGCCCAAGGCCGGCCCACAGCTGATCGAGCCGATTATGAAAGTGGACGTGTTCACTCCGGAAGATCACGTGGGTGACGTCATCGGTGACCTGAACCGTCGTCGCGGCATGATTAAAGACCAGGAGCCCGGCACCACCGGTGTTCGCATCAAAGCCGACGTACCACTGGCGGAGATGTTTGGTTACATTGGCCATCTGCGCACCATGACCTCTGGCCGCGGCCAGTTCTCCATGGAATTCAGCCACTACCTGCCTTGCCCGCAGAACGTTGCTGAAGAAGTGATCGCCAAAGAGAAAGAGCGTCAGGAAGCCAAGAAGTAA
- the folD gene encoding bifunctional methylenetetrahydrofolate dehydrogenase/methenyltetrahydrofolate cyclohydrolase FolD gives MTAIVLDGKAVAKRTETELSERVAALKAKGGDTPILATILVGADPASATYVRMKQNACKRVGMESIAVELPEETTTEQLLAKIHELNDNPNCHGILLQHPVPEQIDERACFDAIALNKDVDGVTCLGYGRMAMGEEAYGSATPQGIMRLLAAYDIDFNGKHAVVVGRSPILGKPMAAMLLNANATVTICHSRTQNLAEHIKQADIVVGAVGKPEFIKAEWIKDGAVVVDAGYHPPGLGDIELGPLVDRVAAYTPVPGGVGPMTINTLILQSVDAGEKKLG, from the coding sequence ATGACTGCCATTGTTCTCGACGGCAAAGCCGTTGCCAAACGCACTGAAACTGAACTGAGCGAGCGCGTTGCTGCCCTCAAAGCCAAGGGCGGAGATACCCCGATTTTGGCCACTATCCTGGTGGGCGCAGATCCGGCGTCCGCTACCTATGTGCGTATGAAACAGAACGCCTGCAAGCGGGTGGGCATGGAGTCCATTGCGGTTGAATTGCCGGAAGAAACCACTACCGAGCAACTGCTGGCAAAAATCCATGAGTTGAACGACAACCCCAACTGCCACGGTATTTTGCTGCAACACCCGGTGCCCGAGCAGATTGACGAGCGCGCTTGCTTTGACGCCATTGCCCTCAATAAAGATGTGGACGGTGTGACCTGCTTGGGTTACGGCCGAATGGCCATGGGCGAAGAGGCCTACGGTTCCGCTACCCCACAAGGTATTATGCGTTTGCTGGCAGCCTACGATATTGACTTCAACGGCAAGCACGCTGTTGTGGTGGGCCGCAGTCCGATTCTCGGCAAGCCCATGGCAGCCATGCTGCTGAATGCCAATGCCACTGTGACCATTTGCCACTCTCGCACCCAAAACCTGGCGGAGCACATCAAGCAAGCGGATATTGTAGTAGGCGCTGTCGGTAAGCCTGAGTTTATTAAGGCCGAGTGGATTAAAGACGGTGCTGTGGTGGTGGACGCTGGCTATCACCCTCCCGGTTTGGGCGACATAGAGCTTGGGCCACTGGTAGATCGTGTGGCTGCCTATACCCCGGTTCCCGGTGGCGTTGGCCCGATGACCATCAATACCCTGATTCTGCAGTCTGTGGATGCTGGGGAGAAGAAGTTGGGCTGA